Sequence from the Osmerus eperlanus chromosome 23, fOsmEpe2.1, whole genome shotgun sequence genome:
AAGGAACGGCCTGCATATACTGGCATATTGAAATTTAATTTCCTTGCATTGAAAATATGTCTGGGGAGAGACGCTACTCATCTTCTGTCCCACCTCTGCTCAGAGCGTTCGACTTCAGACTGACCTCTGGAGGGCGGAGCCGTGTTTGGAGATGAGGTCGTTGCACGTGCTCAGATCTTCCACCTTGCTGCCCAGTGTCCGGAGCGTGGACTGGACCTCGGAGCTCTGCGCCCCCCCGCTCTGCCCCGGCGGTGCCGAGCCGGAGGACGGGGAGAAGTCATCCCCCGAGTCGTctgaaggagggggtggaggtttgGGAAGAGACTCGGGTTAGGCGACGCTTCGCATTTCACACTGGCATCTCTTCGATCGCTGGTCTTAATGGAGAACTTGCGTCCATACTTAAAGAGCATGTGAAGATGAATGCCAATGTCAAACTTAAAATCCGGTATACCAAAAGTTGCCTTGGAGCATAACTTGCAACTACTATTTACATGAACAATAATCTAGATCCAGTCTTGATCcttccagctccctctctcatccccccaggATCTCCTACCAGACTCGGCCTGCATGCGTGCAGCCTTGGCCTTGGCCAGCTCCAGGGCGGTGATCCAGCGCTGGCGCTCCACCTCGCAGCTCGCCTTCAGGTGGTACGTCTGCGCCCCGCCGTTGGAGATGACGAAGTTGCAGGCGTCGTCCACGGCAATGGTTGCCGTGGCCAGGTTGATGGTGCCCCGACACGTGTGGCCCATCTCCGCTTGGGTCCTGGTGGGATCGGAGACCAGCGCTTGTTCAGTATGGAGGTACTGATGActggactccccccccctccacaggtGGTCATTTGATGGTGACAGTTTGATTTACTAAAAGAGACGATGCGGCTTGCCAACACGACTACGAACCATGGTGGATACTAATGAAGCATTGGATCAAAATGTGTTCAATCCCAAACATTTGACAGGCATATACAATGTATATTCCACACAATAAATTATACTGTGGTGATACTGTTTTATTATAATGTTGTATTACGGTTATTTGGCATTTTAAAATCATACCTGTAGTACGACAACAAGCCATTGCTCAGGACAAACCACCGCCGCTGGTATCCCTTGATGTAATTAGTCCATTTAAACACCCAGCCTTTGTATGTGTCACCAGCAGGGGTTGGAGTGGGGGTCTTCGGCTCCGACATCACTGCCCCCCTAATCACTGTACTGTGATTGGGCGACAAAGAAATCATTTGTATCAATAAACTGACTTGCATATGCAGCTATTGAATTGAGCATGTACCCTCAAAATGTAGTGTCATTAGCAATGCCAGGCACTGATATATTGTCAGTGATAGAGGCAACCATTTGGTAATGTTGACTTTAAGCAAAGATCAAAGGGCAAACCTTAGTGTTGCATCACAAAACATTCTAAAAGCAATAACCAAGACAATTTGATAGATAATTGCTCCAACTAGCTAGCCAGCATTCATAAGCCTACACAGCAAGTCAAATACGTATAGGTAAGGTAGTTCCATACAAGCTAAATAGTTTACAAAACAAGTAAGATTTAAATTGTTAACTATGTAACTTATGAATTACGATGCTAAGTAGCTAGCTGAATAGAGAAACATAGTCTTAACCGTCAGATGTAGGTGAAATACaaatagcctacatcatttacttAACTTTCAATTAGTATCCTTGTAAAAACGCCACAAAAGAATGTATAAATTGACTACTGATATATTTTCAACAACTTAGCTAACGTCAAACAACGCCAAAatgaaggggggtggggagggatgaTGTCTGATTGTATGGTACAGTATACGTTCCCAAGCTAATAGTTAAGGCTACCTACTACCATGATCGCTCGATGCGGGCGTCATACTTGACTCTCCATTGCTTGGAATAGCTAGCGCAACTAGCCTCGGTAAATGTGGGCAATGACCTTTCCTTCTTTAGAAAGATAGGAAAGCTAGCTCGCTCAGTCGACGACAGTGTTCACTTAAAATCATCTGGCTACTTAATGTCACAGCACAGTAAAATTATTAGGAAAAGAACAGTTATCCTTCTATGTACTCTGACAAACAGACGCTAAGGCCGTACTATACATAGCCAAATGCTAGgaaagctagcaagctaactatGTTTACCTTGACGTGTCCGAAATGTGAGATCAGGCAACCAGACACCCGGTGAAGTCACGGCTAACTTTGACACCCATATGCTAACAAACAAGCTGGCTAAACGCTAAAGCGTAACGTATGCATTGAACTAAAACCAAAATAGCTAACTAGATTTGCATACAGAAATGTACACCAAAAGTGCTAAATATTGTTTTAAAGCCTCATATTGCCTTAATTTCGACATACATCtacaggctagctagctacatctAACTAGACTAACGTTAGCCCGTAGGTTAACACCCGGTGCCACACTCTTCAACTTCCTCCAAGAAGTCTGGAGCAATGAGTTCCTCCTGATGTCATCTTTGCTCGAAATAGTCGGTCTGGAGGTGCTAGATTGAAATATTGAAGTACAGAATAGTTCTCGCTTTTATATAATTATTTGAAGACATCACACATGACAAGACAACAGAAACAGCCAGCTCAAATATAAATGACTCAGATGCGGTAATGAGAATAACATAATGAACATCAAATTGAATACAAATGTTATGTCCTGTACACTTCCATGGTTTCTTGTGTACTAAACTAGGTAGCTAGAGATATGTGTTATGTATGGCAAAATTGAGGTCCAACGTGATATTTTATGATTTCAGATGAAGATTGTTGAGACAAAGCGTGTTTTAATAACCTATCGTGCTTAATGAAACTACACATTGATTAGTCTTCGGGCAGAACACCCACTAGATGGGGGTAAACTGACGTTCAATAAATTTCGAACAATTATTGTTTGACGAACGAGaatatacattttgtgtttgtagTTTTCAATCAAATCGACTGATATTAAACAACTTGAAAGATTAGTTGAATAAGAAAGTacttttacaaaataaaaatgcgACTCcggtgggactcgaacccacaacctttgaattGCATTGCTAATGCTAGCCTAGAAGTCCAATgcgctatccattgcgccacggAGCCACCTGTTGCACTGGGCGGGAACGGATTTTTTAAAGCTGTTAAGAGAGACAGGTTTATGACGTCTTCATTCATAGGAGCGAACCGTGGAAACATAATTacaagggcagggcagggtactATTGGTATTTATTCACTGTATTAGGTGATAGCCATTTTGATTCCAAGCTTATATTTGTTAGATAGTTTGTCTTATACAGCTTTTGTAGATATCttgtgtagaaaagcaagcTGGCATAATACAGTTTGAATCCGATCTTCCAAAGGGTTTTCTTTAAGGGTAACGTCAGGTGTGATGTTGATGAAGTGCTGTGGcctagagaggagagactggatgccAAATAACACCATATCTAATGTTTTACAGTCTATGGTCCGGAGGCGTACGCCTACCAAATGTCAATTTATACAATCCCATTAGCGAGATAAtttagccagagagagagagagaaggagagaggagaaagagagagagagagagagactcgaaCCTGAAACTTTCGAAATCCCATCATTTTGTCTAGGCTATTGTATTTCATTATAGTGGCTTCCATCTAACGCACGCAGTTATAGGATAGACTTCCAATTTCTGAACTGGAGGGACTTGGGGGTTACTATCTGGATGGACGTGGTTCATTCTCAAAACATCCTTTGTTGTTACAGAACAGATTGGTGAGTGCTCCCTGCTGGTTCTCCAACAACCATAATGCTCTATATCTAATGCTGTATATGTCAGGGTCAGCCCAGACAGAGCCAGATAgcaatgtaaaaaaagaaataaaatgcatttctctctctctctctcttttgacgTGTATAGGCCTAGCATGACCAACATGAATTTACATGGACAATTTAATACTGGCTATGTAGCACTGGATCATTATAACTCGTGAAAATGTTGAATATGATTTAACCCAGGTCAGATCGCCTTTGGATAATAAACCATATAGTTCCAATAATTGTCCAATCCGAAAAGAGACAGTTGAAAATGCGATGGAAACAACAACGCCATCTCCACCATATCCTGTCAGGAGCGGAAGTCTGGAATTCTAGTCCAAACGTTAATCATTTCCAACACGAAGTGCGCACTGTCAGCATCATCTCTGTTCTATCGCACGCCCATTCGTCGGTTAGTGTTCCCTTTCGTATTTAATAGGCGTTGATTTAACCTAACTATATTGTATTGGACATGCTTGCTGAGGACATATATTTTAACAGATATAGGATTTTTTATAATCAGCGAAATAGAAAATAGTTGTACATCGGGAGTTATCTTTTGTGGTTGTTTTAGCGTATGCATGTCTAGTCAAATTTCTTCACTGACATCGTTGTAGGTCGGCCGTGTGTAACCGCTTCACTGACATAGGAAAGGATTAAGTTACTGCTTGTGGCGGATTAATTGATCAGCGCTTGCCCTGGTCGGGTGTTTGGCCTTTTTTTCAATTTAAAGATTGCTTGTTATCAAGGAAGCCAACAGTAAGTGTACAAATGTCTTTAGTCTGTGTGGATTACGTCGCCTAATTTAGAGCTACCGCATTTACAACGCTTCcattctccacttcaaaaatgCATCCCATTTCCTGACTCGACTTCACCTTCATTTTGAGGATGTGATCATGTAAATGTGTTAATTTGCAAAGTAGCCTATACATTGTCTACCTAGTGATATTTCCTCCACGCATTCAAATGGTTTGTGTGAACATCCAACCAACACCCGAATTAGCACTGGACATGGAAGGCACTTGTCAACATAATATTGTTGTAGGCCAACAAGGCTCGCTGGCTAGTCTTGTGGGGTACATTGTAGCAAGCTTGACAACTGTAAAAACATTAGGTAGAAGCCTCAAATATATTGAATTCCTGCCTTCACTCAGTGGTCATccatgccccccgccccccttctcccccgacTGTTGGTCTGTTTTGGTTTCAGGCAGATCATGCCCTTTTGTCCAGTGAGCCATGACTATTCTTTAGAACTGGCTCACAGCATGTGAGAATTTGGCTGATGTTATGAATGACTCACTGTCTACCCTTTCCATTAAAACTTGCAAATGTTGCAgaactataaaaaaaaaaaaaaaaaaaaaagtttgttaaTGATTTTTATATTTTGTGCTTTACTCTCCTCTTTTTATGGAATAGTCTACAAAAAACTGCACTAAACACTTGATTGAGATATATTAATGTATTTGTGGTTCTTCTGAAATGGTTTAAAATTGCATTAATGTAACTTATACTGTAGACTACAACTAGCACCACTTACTAACTCCAGTGGTCTGTCAACTCCAGTCGCATTTTCCCAGTACAGAACACAAGTTGACTCGAAACGTGTATCTGAATGTCGTGTCATTGAGGACTAACTGTATACGTCTGTGTGTGGCTCTCCACAGTCATGTCATTCCGGAGAGGCGTGGTCCGACAGAGTAAGTTCAGACACGTCTTTGCCCAGGCGTGGAAGACGGAGCACTGCATCGATGATGTGAGAGTGTCCCGCGTCACGTGGGACGGACCCCTCTGCGATGTCAACCCCAAGTTCATAGCTGTGATTAtcgaggctggtggaggagggtcgtTCCTCGTGCTACCAATCAGCAAGGTCTGAGTTTGACCACTTCTGGCCTGCTAGACCCTATTCATATTTTCAACGCATTCTGTATTGGAGAGTATTTGATACATCTCAAGTGCCTCATCTCAATTCTGGTTCCGTACTGTTTCCGGATTTGCAGTGTTTGCATTTAGCAAAAGTCAAAAAAAATGTTCAGCAACTCCTATTTGTCCACTAAGGTTTTACTGCGTTAATTGGacgcagtaaaaaaaaaagttaattgGAAGTTTTACAAATTCTTGTGAACTCATGAGGTGACAGTGCATATTCATTTTCACCAAGCCCAGTAACTCTGCGTCTCTAATGCAGAGTGGCAGAATTGACCAGTCGGCTCCTACTGTGTGTGGACATGCGGCCCCCGTGTTGGACATCCAGTGGTGTCCCCACGATGACAACATCATCGCAAGTGCCTCAGAAGACTGCAGCGTGAAGGTACAGGACAGAAACGTCGTCCCTTCTGAGCCCCCATGTAGTCCGTTGACTGTCTCGACTCGTGCGTTTTTCTTTCCGTCAGTATGTTTCTGTTCCTTGTTAAAGAGCTTCGTCCCCGTTCTCCGATAGGTGTGGCAGATCCCTGACGGGGGCTTGACTGCACCAATGACCGAGGCCTTGGTGACGCTGGAGGGACACAGTAAACGAGTTGGCATCCTGGCCTGGCACCCCACAGCTTTTAACATCCTCCTCACCGCAGGTAACCTTATCAGACTACATCTCTGTTAGTGGGCTGGCAATATGGCCACCGCATCCTGTACTGATATACCATTGCGTGGGTTTGCACTAACAAAACCTCCTGCATAACAGTACAACGTTTGCTTCAAGGTGAACATGCTTTTGTAGTGCTTTCcagacttttttttctttttttaaagcagCATTGTTATTTTCAGCATTCTTTAGTGGACTGAAATTCAAacttgtatatatattttcttgCCATAACTTTTAAATGCATTTTAGGAAGGTGAGGGACATCTCTAAACTCACTGTTGGTGGTGTTGCATGACAGCCAATTCCTTACTACGCATTATGCAAGAAAGGAATCAAATGTCTGTAACCAACAGCCTGCAATGCAAGGCTATAAAGAGAACTTGCGGTGGTTAATGCTGACATGCTGAGTCCAAGTTCTCCTAAGAAAGCCTAATTACAGTCCGATGTTTGGATTTGGTAAATTGaactcaaaacaaacacacgtctTGTCTGTGACTTGGAATTGACTCCTTATCACCCTGTGAGTGGTTATATATTCATTAGTCCCACATATCTGACTTTTGGATAAATTAAGTTTGCaccgagagaaagaaaaaaaacgtttgAGTCATTagatatctttttttttcttcaagatGCGTATTTAAGCATCTCttgggtgtttctgtgtccaggctgtgataacctggtgtgtgtgtgggacgtgGGGACTGGGGAGTTGGTGTATCAGCTGGGCGATGCCCACCCAGACCTGATCTACAGCGTCGGCTGGAACAAGGATGGCAGTGCCATCTGCACGGTGTGCAAGGACAAGGCTCTGCGCGTCATCGACCCCCGTCGGGGGACTGTTCTCAAggtgcctcccccccccttctctcacacCATGATTATGTTTAGAGCACCAACTAAAAAGTTTAATTAAGTGGAAGCAACAACTTGAAACAGAAATTGTTTGTTTGTCCTTGATTTTGCACAAGACTAAAGAGGAGGTGGTCTGTATATGTAGCTATCGTATCAGATTTATTGTACCTTGTcataccccttttccaccaatgCGTTTTAGGTGCTGGTTTGGAGCCAGTGCTTGAACCAGTTCTTTGCTTTTCGACAGTTTAAGAACTGGCTAATAACCCGAAAAACTGGTTCCAATTTAGCCCCAAAAGAGAGCTGGACTAGACGACCTGCGAGAGAACTGCTTTCCACAAGGGGGTTACTGTGACAATATGACCAACAAGACCAACAGAAACTActggcataaaaaaaaaaaaacatagctaGCTGTACTAGTAGCCTACAATATGGACTTTAAAACAAAGTAGCAGTGGTCCGTGGAGGAACATTTTTTTTTCCTTGCCCTGTGGCGTAATGATGTGGCTCTGTGCTGACTCTAGCctgtggaaaagcaaaccggttcttGGAAGGCTCACAAGttgaaccagctccgaactggctctagcaccagctccgaacCTGCTCCCGGTTCAcattggtggaaaaggggtatcAGTGGACTTGCTCATTGCGATATTGCGATTTGACACTGGTGACCCTTCATAAGAGCTTGGATGTTGTCACTGTTGTCAGGTAAGAGAGAAGGTCCATGATGGCACACGGCCAATGAGAGCCGTCTTCCTCTCGGACGGGAAGATCCTGACCACCGGGTTTAGCCGCATGAGCGAGAGGCAGATGGCCTTATGGGATACGGTACGGTCAAATACAATCCCTCTCAGTCAGGTGGTAATGCATTGTAGAATGTGTCAGATACAtcaaatatatttgtatttgtctTGTGTAGAAGGATCTTTCTGAGCCAATGGCAGTTCAGGAGATGGACACCAGTAATGGTGTTCTCCAACCCTACTATGACCCTGATACCAACATGATCTACTTGTGTGGAAAGGTACACTGCACTCACCTTACTAACATAGCACTTATTCCTGGAGCTAGTAGTGTGTTTACTTAGGATACACCCCTCCAGGGACTTTGGTTCAGCCCATAATCTGTTGATCTCTGTCAGGGGGACTGCACCATCCGGTATTTTGAGGTGACCGACGAGTCGCCATACGTTCACTTCCTCAGCCTGTACAGTAGCAAAGAGCCTCAGCGCGGAGCTGGATTCCTCAGAAAACGGGGCGTGGATGTCAACAAATGTGAGATTGCCAGGTAAGCAGGTTTTACAGCACTTTCGTTGCCCTTGATCAAAATGACCTCTTTTGTTTATTGTTCACTTGTGTACTTCCTTTTGTATGTTCTGCTGTGATTCAGCGTTCTCTTTTCCATGCAGGTTCTACAAGCTGCATGAAAGAAAAGTGGAGCCTATCGCTATGACAGTGCCACGCAAGGTAACACGAGACCCAGACCGTGAATGATTAACCATTTAATTTGACCCTAAGTTTATGAATGACTTTCTCACAGTCACATTTTTAGCAATACCAGCGTATCCTGGGGgtcatcctcccttctctctcactcttgccTCCAGTCAGATCTGTTCCAAGGTGACCTGTACCCAGACACAGCTGGGTTGGAGCCCTCTCTCCTGGCCGAAGAGTGGATCGCTGGACAGGATGCGCCACCCCTGCTGGTCTCCCTGAGCGGGGGAtactctgctcccccctccaaGCACAGAGACATCCTCAAGAACAAGCCCAAGTTGACATCACAGGGGTCCGGGGCGGGGTCTGCTTCCACCCCTCAGCAGGTCACCAACacccccccgcccacacacgtcgccagggacacagagagtgaATGGGCGGGGCAGCCGAAGGTAACCAGAGAGGCAGATGGGGTTTCTGACCGAgtaaagagagaggtgagaaatGTGCCGATGTGTCACGTCTGGGATTTAGGACAAACTGCAGTGTGATCCTTCCATCCCTTATAACCATGACATGGGTTGTCTTTATTCCAAACCATTCAATAAATAACCGACTTCATTTTACTATTCCATTCCCTTCTGtaccctctttctttccctcatctctctttcccctctcctggcCCAGGAGGAGGTGCTGAGCGAGGTGCTGGCGGAGGTGAAGGCCCTGCGCTCGGTGGTGCTCGCCCAGGGCCAGAGGATTGAGCTGCTGGAGAGGCAGCTGGCACGCATCGAGGACGGGGAAGTATGAAGGCGTGGGGCCGGAGGCGGCGGGGGCGCCACTACACCCAAAGGGCATTCTGATGTCACTCCATAGACCATAGCCTTACTAGAATCAGCAGTACCTTAAGCTGTGTGCGCGCGAGTGGGAGAATGTAGTTTTGAAGTGTAGCTCAGTGACCAACTGAATCACAGTTGCCGAGAACCAGGTCAGGAGTTGTGTATGAGCATAGGTCAATTACAACCCTTTAGATGCCGCATTGAttaatggggggggggttaagggatATCATCTGCATACAGCATTAGTTGACATTACCTGTGGTATGATATTAAAATGTTATGAAGAAACATATAGTGATATCCTACTTGAGGGGGCACAGTTAGGAATCAGTGCATTCtgcaaatgtcataaaaaatgtGGTATACATATTTAGCGGTACAAAAACATCCCTTTTACACAGGCCATCTTAAGTTTCAGTGTCAAAGGGATATTTTTACATTTGGCTTAAATCTGAatgaatgtactgtacagtgcaAATCATTCATACCATATACAGAACTGTGTGTACACCCTCAGTAAGAAATAAATCCCTCACATTGTGTATTATAAATCAGGTAGATACAGCTGCTAATTGTGATGTAATATCAGACTTAATAATTAATTCTGTCTTCTTTTACATTTATACATTAATGGCTTTTTCAATAATCGTTTTTGATTAAGACACTTTTACTACAAATTATTGAAGAGAATGAGACTTTAGTGAAAAGGTAGTTGGTTGTATGTTGTAAATCTTTCTGTGGGATCTTTTTTTACTTTCAAAAGTTGAAGGTGATTCATGCTCAGCTTTTTACTTCCTGAATGTGTATGTAATACATGTAACAGGCACACTTTGTGGCAGCATACTGTACATGATGATCATTTGTGATGTCATAAGGGGCAAGTAGGTAGCACTGACCATAAAGATAGTCTATCTATTTAAGTGGATGGGATCAAGCTCAAACATGGTACAAAAAGTACAGCCTCCATTATGCCAAACAGGTTTTGAGTCCATCAATGTCCATAGACAGTAAAACAACTGACATGGCAGAATTATGGTTTATGCAATTGCCAACTTAGAGGTTGTGTCCTAATTTAGTAAGAAACTGATGTGCAGCATCACACCCGATAAATTATACGTATGAATGACACATTTATTTGTTTGGCACTCAGATGGCCTTAGTAAACTGCCTAGGTAACTATCAAATATACATTTGCTTTTCCAGTTGCTTCCATTCTATTGACCTATTCCATAGAACATCATCAACTGATACAATCCTAAATGACAGCTTGTTAAATTGAGTTCAAGAAAGGAGTATGTTACTATCTTAAAAACCACAAGTGCTTCACAGCACTGAACTAAAATTGTTACAATGAAATgtaagttgttgtttttttactgtTTGAATGATGTAATCCAAGTCTGTAGAACCTAATTGTTTTAGACTAATCTAGAGGCAGCTGTTGTATTTGTGATTTAGAATGGAAAAGGTGTGCGATGCTTGTCTGTCAGAACTGcagaaataaacaaaaataGAAAGTTATGATTTTTGCAATTCTCACTTACCTCGCCCTTCGGTGAAGGGATAGCTATTTTGGGTACCTTTCACAGGTTTCTTCCTTGATTATTTACATGATTAACTTCTCTTTATGCACTGACCGTCATACAATTATTATTTGTGTGGTCATAAAACAATAAAGTGACACTGCACTGTGCAACTCCAATAAACACTCCTTCcctatttgtgtttgtatgttggCTTTTTATTACCATAATGTTACAGTGTGAATCAACTGAGGCCATTTGTGGTTTGTCTATGTAGATGTTACATGTTGTTGGTTAATTAATGTGAGACAGAACCCCCCCTGTGGCCACAGTGGACACAGTGGCCATGATCAGGTTTATTTTCATTGACAAGAAACAGCTGTAGTTAAGAATATAATTGGTTCGAGTATGTCATATATTTGTTGTTGAAGTTTGCATTTTTCACTGAAGTTATCTGCAGGATGTGGTCAGAAGCTGTGGGTAGTTCTGAAGCCATGTGGTCGTGCTTTTGAACCTTCTGTTAGTTCCActgctcacttcctgtctctcagcgCTGGCTGCAGAGAGATTATCTCAGTAAATGTAACTTCAAGTACTATcaggcacagtgcacacacagttGCCAAACAGTTACCAATGTCTGGGGTTTTAGTCAATAGTTTAAGCAATTCCCCTCTGTAATGTAGTGTTAAAATCTTCACTCCAGAGGTTACATATTTAGAATGAGCCATTTACTGTCATACACGTAAAACGTACAAATCTACTGAAAATAACTGCAAGTTTACTTTGAAGCAGCACAAAATATCCACTTCTTCACCTGGGTGTACAGTAATCCACTATACTGTACAATCTCACATTCACCACAGAACAGCTTCCTCTTTCTGCATTTGGGCTACACATGATTGTGTCACTATTCCCCATGCACCGCTTTTTCTGTTCATCTGTTATCAAGCAATCTCTCCAAATTCGCTCATCTCACTCTATTCCCCATGCTTCTACAGCACCGTGCTTTTTCTGTTCATCTTTCATCAAGCAATCTCAAATTCACTCATCTACATCTCCACCCCCGTGCTTCCTgtcctgctgttggtgttacTGCTTTAGTTTGCTGCatcgctcactctctcctttctattTGTCTGTCTTAAAGTAAGCATTGCAGACACACCCCTGTCATTATTTCCTGTCTTTAGGTATGagttatctgcctgtctgttgaaAACTCAGCAACCCCCTGGTTCACACGGCAACACAGTGGTAAGTGTAAAATACGTCTTTTTCTATAATTGTTCATGTATGTGACCTATACTCATGGTTTTCTGCTGCAGTGTTT
This genomic interval carries:
- the coro1b gene encoding coronin-1B isoform X1, giving the protein MSFRRGVVRQSKFRHVFAQAWKTEHCIDDVRVSRVTWDGPLCDVNPKFIAVIIEAGGGGSFLVLPISKSGRIDQSAPTVCGHAAPVLDIQWCPHDDNIIASASEDCSVKVWQIPDGGLTAPMTEALVTLEGHSKRVGILAWHPTAFNILLTAGCDNLVCVWDVGTGELVYQLGDAHPDLIYSVGWNKDGSAICTVCKDKALRVIDPRRGTVLKVREKVHDGTRPMRAVFLSDGKILTTGFSRMSERQMALWDTKDLSEPMAVQEMDTSNGVLQPYYDPDTNMIYLCGKGDCTIRYFEVTDESPYVHFLSLYSSKEPQRGAGFLRKRGVDVNKCEIARFYKLHERKVEPIAMTVPRKSDLFQGDLYPDTAGLEPSLLAEEWIAGQDAPPLLVSLSGGYSAPPSKHRDILKNKPKLTSQGSGAGSASTPQQVTNTPPPTHVARDTESEWAGQPKVTREADGVSDRVKREVRNEVLSEVLAEVKALRSVVLAQGQRIELLERQLARIEDGEV
- the coro1b gene encoding coronin-1B isoform X2 — translated: MSFRRGVVRQSKFRHVFAQAWKTEHCIDDVRVSRVTWDGPLCDVNPKFIAVIIEAGGGGSFLVLPISKSGRIDQSAPTVCGHAAPVLDIQWCPHDDNIIASASEDCSVKVWQIPDGGLTAPMTEALVTLEGHSKRVGILAWHPTAFNILLTAGCDNLVCVWDVGTGELVYQLGDAHPDLIYSVGWNKDGSAICTVCKDKALRVIDPRRGTVLKVREKVHDGTRPMRAVFLSDGKILTTGFSRMSERQMALWDTKDLSEPMAVQEMDTSNGVLQPYYDPDTNMIYLCGKGDCTIRYFEVTDESPYVHFLSLYSSKEPQRGAGFLRKRGVDVNKCEIARFYKLHERKVEPIAMTVPRKSDLFQGDLYPDTAGLEPSLLAEEWIAGQDAPPLLVSLSGGYSAPPSKHRDILKNKPKLTSQGSGAGSASTPQQVTNTPPPTHVARDTESEWAGQPKVTREADGVSDRVKREEEVLSEVLAEVKALRSVVLAQGQRIELLERQLARIEDGEV